A genomic segment from Nicotiana tabacum cultivar K326 chromosome 9, ASM71507v2, whole genome shotgun sequence encodes:
- the LOC107793365 gene encoding protein REDUCED CHLOROPLAST COVERAGE 2 isoform X2 encodes MAPKTGKAKPHKAKGEKKKKEEKVLPNVIEITVGTPEDSQVLLKGISTDKILDVRKLLAVNVETCHVTNYSMSHEVRGTRLKDTVEIVSLKPCHLSLVEEDYTEEQSVAHIRRLLDIVACTTSFGGSSSSPKPTGRTGSTEPGPENVESKSSKPKSQEPKKAAGSPKAKPSKPDATAVCGGVDAGDSAEKGDPAMMCPPPRLGQFYDFFSFAHLTPPIQYIRRSSRPFLEDKTEDDFFQIDVRICSGKPTTIVASRTGFYPAGKRALLSHSLVGLLQQLSRVFDAAYKALMKAFTEHNKFGNLPYGFRANTWVVPPFVADNPATFPPLPMEDENWGGNGGGQGRDGKHDHRPWAKEFAILAAMPCKTAEERQIRDRKAFLLHSLFVDVSVLKAVAAIKHLADNSQNGTNHSSSYEERIGDLLISVTKDISDASKKLDNKNDGNQVLSMSAEELAKRNLLKGITADESATVHDTSTLGVVVVRHCGYTAIIKVAAEVNWGPNPIPQDIEIDDQAEGGANALNVNSLRMLLHKSSTPQSSSQVHKLHGADVEDVVAAKPLVRQVLSESLHKLQEEESKQVKSIRWELGACWVQHLQNQASTKAEAKKTNEAKVEPAVKGLGKHGGLLKDIKKKSDDKSSGKEVSSSETNKKEIEKQDVETQILWKKVLPEAAYLRLKESEAGLHLKSPDELIDMAHKYYADTALPKLVADFGSLELSPVDGRTLTDFMHTRGLQMCSLGRVVELADKLPHVQSLCIHEMVVRAYKHILQAVVAAVDNIANVAASIASCLNVLLGTPSAENGDSDDDLKWKWIETFLSKRFGWQWKDESRQDLRKFAILRGLCHKVGLELVPKDYDVDSPFPFKKSDIISMVPVYKHVACSSADGRTLLESSKTSLDKGKLEDAVNYGTKALSKLVSVCGPYHRMTAGAYSLLAVVLYHTGDFNQATIYQQKALDINERELGLDHPDTMKSYGDLAVFYYRLQHTELALKYVNRALYLLHLTCGPSHPNTAATYINVAMMEEGLGNVHVALRYLHEALKCNQRLLGADHIQTAASYHAIAIALSLMEAYSLSVQHEQTTLQILQSKLGPDDLRTQDAAAWLEYFESKALEQQEAARNGTPKPDASISSKGHLSVSDLLDYIAPDAEMKAREAQKKQARAKVKGKAGQNGGIATDEFEKDELLSPNSPVVENSSDKENKSEIDNKQELQIVDSTPKQSDHILVEQTLVEKNDDVIQEDTSEEGWQEALPKGRSMMGRKLSSSRRPNLAKLNTNFANASHLPRARGKATNFTSPRSSPNESATSSTPSPASKKFVKSAGFSPKVNSASSPAASNPKSAPISPAPTEQIVKTNSIVSSISVQAAGKLFSYKEVALAPPGTIVKAVAEQLPKDNSSEQNKETVATDSTLPTTARNSDGEQAQKVSEEKQHNDSGGQTNQEVNDPQQSKEGLISAKSSEGTKTDTSGEKEGDVVTASEVKTAAKNKGVDSANSSVTGIQNDDSSTDANVTPKVDMPESKADKIPDTSSDFEPAADSATEKDASLTNAEAAVEERNDDEPTENASTVPTESDKQGDSETAKETAKKLSAAAPPFNPSTVPVFGTIPAAGFKEHGGILPPPVNIPPLLTVNPVRRSPHQSATARVPYGPRLSGGYGRSGNRVPRNKPVFLNGEHNGDASHFTTLRIMNPHAAEFVPGQPWVPNGFPVAPNGYMASSNGMPVSPNGYAISPNSIPVSPDGSPASLNDMPTTQNDLPVSPVEAGESPSAVIVEGAAENHEMAEADGTDVEPSSSLVTADTGSQQITQDQEEDGAKLQSDMPKDVDKSQCENGEKSGDTAAPSDEITASKETCNTVSPEEKATKRWGDYSDGENEVVEVAS; translated from the exons ATGGCTCCCAAAACAGGAAAAGCTAAGCCACACAAAGCTAagggggagaagaagaagaaagaagagaaag TTCTGCCTAACGTTATAGAGATAACGGTGGGAACACCTGAAGATTCGCAAGTGTTGCTTAAG GGAATATCAACGGACAAGATTTTAGATGTGAGAAAGCTCTTAGCCGTCAATGTGGAGACATGTCACGTGACCAATTACTCCATGTCACATGAG GTGCGAGGAACAAGGCTAAAAGATACAGTGGAGATTGTTTCGCTCAAACCGTGCCACCTCAGCCTGGTCGAAG AGGACTATACAGAAGAACAATCAGTGGCTCATATTAGAAGACTTCTGGACATAGTGGCCTGCACCACTTCTTTCGGCGGTtcatcttcctcacccaaaccaACCGGTCGAACCGGTTCAACTGAACCCGGTCCAGAAAATGTCGAATCAAAATCAAGCAAGCCCAAAAGCCAGGAACCGAAAAAGGCGGCCGGTTCACCTAAGGCCAAGCCGTCGAAGCCAGATGCCACCGCCGTATGCGGCGGCGTAGACGCCGGCGACTCGGCGGAGAAAGGCGATCCAGCAATGATGTGCCCCCCACCCCGGTTGGGACAGTTTTATGACTTTTTCTCTTTTGCTCATCTCACTCCTCCAATCCAAT ATATTAGGAGATCAAGTCGGCCATTCCTCGAGGATAAAACAGAAGATGATTTTTTCCAAATAGAT GTCCGGATTTGTAGTGGCAAGCCAACAACCATTGTTGCTTCTCGGACAGGTTTCTATCCTGCTGGAAAACGCGCTCTTTTGAGTCACTCTTTGGTTGGATTATTGCAACAATTAAGTCGAGTTTTTGATGCT GCATACAAGGCTCTCATGAAAGCTTTCACCGAGCACAATAAG TTTGGGAACCTTCCTTATGGTTTTCGAGCAAACACATGGGTTGTCCCTCCTTTTGTTGCCGACAATCCGGCTACTTTTCCTCCACTTCCAATGGAAGATGAGAATTGGGGAGGAAATGGAGGTGGACAAGGAAGAGATGGTAAGCATGATCATAGGCCATGGGCGAAGGAATTTGCTATTCTTGCAGCAATGCCTTGTAAAACGGCAGAAGAAAGGCAAATACGAGATAGGAAAGCGTTTCTACTTCACAGTCTATTCGTCGATGTGTCAGTTCTCAAAGCTGTTGCTGCCATAAAGCATCTAGCGGACAACAGCCAAAATGGAACAAATCATTCTAGTTCATACGAGGAAAGAATTGGAGATCTTCTAATCAGTGTGACAAAAGACATTTCAGATGCAAGCAAGAAATTGGACAACAAAAATGACGGGAATCAGGTGCTGAGCATGTCCGCGGAGGAGCTTGCGAAGAGAAATTTGTTAAAAGGCATAACTGCAGATGAGAGTGCTACAGTTCAT GATACTTCTAccttgggtgtagtggtggttaGACACTGCGGCTACACAGCTATCATAAAAGTTGCAGCTGAGGTGAACTGGGGTCCTAATCCCATTCCTCAGGACATTGAAATAGATGACCAGGCGGAGGGAGGTGCCAATGCATTAAACGTTAACAG CTTGAGAATGCTATTGCACAAGTCATCAACACCTCAGTCATCTAGCCAAGTACATAAATTACATGGTGCAGATGTCGAAGACGTTGTGGCTGCTAAGCCTTTAGTAAGACAGGTGCTCAGTGAAAGCTTGCACAAGTTACAGGAAGAAGAAAGCAAACAAGTGAAATCTATTAGATGGGAGTTGGGTGCATGTTGGGTGCAACATTTGCAAAATCAGGCCTCCACGAAAGCTGAAGCAAAAAAAACCAATGAAGCTAAAGTAGAGCCGGCGGTAAAGGGTCTCGGGAAACATGGTGGCCTACTGAAGGATATTAAGAAGAAATCAGATGACAAGAGTTCAGGAAAGGAAGTTTCTTCAAGTGAAACTAACAAGAAGGAAATAGAGAAACAAGACGTGGAAACACAGATTCTTTGGAAAAAGGTGCTACCTGAAGCAGCATATTTGCGCCTAAAAGAATCAGAAGCTGGTCTTCACCTTAAG TCACCTGATGAGTTGATTGATATGGCACATAAATACTATGCTGATACTGCCCTTCCAAAACTG GTTGCTGATTTCGGGTCGCTGGAGCTTTCACCTGTCGATGGAAGGACACTGACAGATTTCATGCACACCAGGGGTTTGCAAATGTGCTCCTTGGGGCGCGTG GTGGAACTTGCAGACAAGCTTCCTCATGTGCAATCTCTTTGTATTCACGAGATGGTCGTTAGAGCTTACAAACACATACTGCAGGCTGTTGTGGCAGCAGTTGATAATATTGCTAATGTGGCTGCATCAATAGCTTCTTGTTTAAATGTATTGCTCGGGACGCCATCTGCAGAAAATGGTGATTCAGATGATGACTTGAAATGGAAATGGATTGAAACTTTTCTTTCGAAGAGGTTTGGGTGGCAGTGGAAGGATGAAAGTCGGCAGGACCTTAGAAAATTTGCCATTCTTCGAGGTCTTTGCCATAAG GTAGGACTTGAGCTTGTTCCCAAAGATTATGATGTGGACTCTCCATTTCCTTTCAAGAAGTCGGATATCATAAGCATGGTCCCCGTGTACAAG CATGTTGCGTGCTCGTCAGCGGATGGGCGTACGCTGCTGGAATCATCAAAAACTTCCCTCGACAAAGGCAAGCTGGAGGATGCTGTAAACTATGGAACTAAG GCACTCTCAAAACTCGTGTCTGTCTGTGGTCCTTACCATCGAATGACAGCTGGTGCATACAGTCTCTTAGCGGTGGTACTCTACCACACCGGAGATTTTAATCAG GCTACCATTTATCAACAAAAAGCATTGGATATTAATGAAAGAGAACTTGGACTTGACCACCCAGATACAATGAAGAGTTATGGAGATTTGGCAGTTTTCTACTACCGACTTCAACACACAGAGTTGGCATTAAA GTATGTCAATCGTGCCCTCTATCTTTTGCATCTTACTTGTGGACCTTCACATCCAAATACCGCTGCGACATATATAAACGTAGCAATGATGGAAGAAGGTCTCGGAAATGTCCATGTTGCACTTAGGTATCTTCACGAGGCTCTTAAGTGTAACCAGAGACTTCTTGGAGCGGACCACATTCAA ACTGCTGCCAGCTATCATGCAATTGCAATTGCTCTTTCTTTAATGGAAGCATATTCCTTGAGCGTTCAGCATGAACAAACTACGCTTCAGATACTACAATCTAAACTTGGACCTGATGATTTACGTACTCAG GATGCTGCTGCATGGCTTGAGTATTTCGAGTCCAAAGCTCTCGAGCAGCAAGAAGCTGCACGAAATGGTACCCCAAAGCCCGATGCCTCTATCTCTAGCAAAGGCCATCTAAG TGTCTCGGACTTGTTGGATTACATAGCTCCAGATGCAGAGATGAAGGCTAGAGAAGCCCAAAAGAAGCAAGCTCGCGCAAAG GTTAAAGGCAAAGCAGGGCAAAATGGGGGAATAGCTACGGATGAATTTGAGAAGGATGAACTTCTTTCTCCAAATAGTCCTGTTGTGGAGAACTCCAGTGATAAAGAGAACAAGTCTGAAATAGACAACAAACAGGAACTACAGATTGTAGACTCCACACCTAAGCAATCTGATCACATTTTGGTAGAACAGACACTAGTGGAGAAAAATGATGACGTGATACAAGAGGATACGTCTGAGGAAGGATGGCAAGAGGCTTTACCCAAAGGCCGTTCAATGATGGGGCGTAAGCTTTCTAGTTCTAGGAGACCTAACCTTGCAAAACTTAACACCAACTTTGCGAATGCTTCCCATTTACCAAGAGCTCGAGGTAAAGCCACTAATTTTACATCTCCAAGATCGAGTCCAAATGAATCTGCAACATCGTCTACGCCATCTCCTGCTTCAAAGAAGTTTGTTAAAAGTGCTGGTTTCAGCCCTAAGGTAAACAGTGCTTCTTCACCAGCTGCTTCTAATCCCAAATCGGCACCCATCAGCCCTGCTCCAACAGAACAAATTGTCAAAACCAATTCGATTGTCAGCTCAATCAGCGTTCAGGCAGCTGGAAAATTATTCTCTTACAAAGAAGTTGCTTTAGCTCCACCCGGTACAATTGTAAAAGCAGTGGCAGAGCAATTGCCAAAGGACAATAGTTCAGAACAAAACAAGGAGACTGTGGCAACAGATTCAACGCTGCCGACAACAGCGAGAAACAGTGATGGAGAGCAGGCTCAGAAAGTCAGTGAAGAGAAGCAACATAATGATTCTGGTGGACAAACCAATCAAGAAGTCAATGACCCTCAACAAAGTAAAGAAGGACTTATATCAGCCAAATCTTCGGAGGGTACAAAAACTGACACTTCTGGAGAGAAGGAAGGAGATGTCGTCACAGCTTCAGAAGTAAAGACTGCTGCTAAAAACAAAGGAGTAGACTCAGCAAATAGCTCTGTCACGGGGATCCAAAATGATGATTCTTCCACTGATGCAAATGTAACTCCCAAAGTCGATATGCCAGAAAGCAAAGCTGATAAAATCCCCGACACCTCTTCTGATTTTGAACCTGCTGCTGATTCGGCAACAGAGAAGGATGCTAGTCTTACAAATGCAGAAGCTGCAGTGGAAGAGAGAAATGATGATGAACCTACCGAAAATGCTAGTACTGTGCCTACTGAATCAGATAAGCAAGGTGATTCTGAGACTGCAAAAGAAACAGCCAAGAAACTTTCGGCCGCTGCACCTCCATTTAATCCATCGACTGTTCCAGTTTTTGGCACTATCCCAGCAGCAGGTTTCAAGGAGCATGGAGGAATATTACCCCCTCCTGTGAATATCCCTCCTCTGCTTACTGTGAATCCTGTTCGTAGATCACCACATCAGTCAGCAACAGCAAGAGTTCCGTATGGCCCACGCTTGTCAGGTGGCTATGGTAGGTCTGGAAATCGAGTTCCACGAAACAAGCCTGTTTTTCTCAATGGTGAACATAATGGAGATGCGAGTCATTTCACTACTCTTCGAATCATGAACCCACATGCAGCCGAGTTTGTCCCTGGTCAACCATGGGTTCCAAATGGCTTTCCGGTCGCTCCAAATGGTTACATGGCTTCCTCAAATGGTATGCCTGTTTCACCAAATGGATATGCCATATCACCAAATAGCATACCAGTGTCGCCAGATGGTTCTCCAGCATCTTTGAACGACATGCCAACAACTCAAAATGACCTTCCAGTTTCTCCGGTTGAGGCAGGAGAATCCCCTTCAGCTGTAATTGTGGAAGGTGCTGCTGAAAACCACGAGATGGCAGAGGCTGATGGGACCGACGTGGAACCCTCCAGTAGTTTGGTAACAGCCGACACAGGAAGTCAGCAGATCACACAGGATCAGGAAGAAGATGGGGCAAAACTGCAATCTGACATGCCTAAAGATGTTGACAAATCACAATGTGAAAATGGAGAAAAGTCTGGAGATACAGCTGCACCATCTGATGAGATTACTGCTTCAAAAGAAACATGCAACACTGTTTCCCCTGAGGAGAAAGCAACCAAGCGTTGGGGAGATTATAGTGATGGTGAAAATGAGGTTGTTGAGGTAGCAAGTTGA
- the LOC107793365 gene encoding protein REDUCED CHLOROPLAST COVERAGE 2 isoform X1: protein MAPKTGKAKPHKAKGEKKKKEEKVLPNVIEITVGTPEDSQVLLKGISTDKILDVRKLLAVNVETCHVTNYSMSHEVRGTRLKDTVEIVSLKPCHLSLVEEDYTEEQSVAHIRRLLDIVACTTSFGGSSSSPKPTGRTGSTEPGPENVESKSSKPKSQEPKKAAGSPKAKPSKPDATAVCGGVDAGDSAEKGDPAMMCPPPRLGQFYDFFSFAHLTPPIQYIRRSSRPFLEDKTEDDFFQIDVRICSGKPTTIVASRTGFYPAGKRALLSHSLVGLLQQLSRVFDAAYKALMKAFTEHNKFGNLPYGFRANTWVVPPFVADNPATFPPLPMEDENWGGNGGGQGRDGKHDHRPWAKEFAILAAMPCKTAEERQIRDRKAFLLHSLFVDVSVLKAVAAIKHLADNSQNGTNHSSSYEERIGDLLISVTKDISDASKKLDNKNDGNQVLSMSAEELAKRNLLKGITADESATVHDTSTLGVVVVRHCGYTAIIKVAAEVNWGPNPIPQDIEIDDQAEGGANALNVNSLRMLLHKSSTPQSSSQVHKLHGADVEDVVAAKPLVRQVLSESLHKLQEEESKQVKSIRWELGACWVQHLQNQASTKAEAKKTNEAKVEPAVKGLGKHGGLLKDIKKKSDDKSSGKEVSSSETNKKEIEKQDVETQILWKKVLPEAAYLRLKESEAGLHLKSPDELIDMAHKYYADTALPKLVADFGSLELSPVDGRTLTDFMHTRGLQMCSLGRVVELADKLPHVQSLCIHEMVVRAYKHILQAVVAAVDNIANVAASIASCLNVLLGTPSAENGDSDDDLKWKWIETFLSKRFGWQWKDESRQDLRKFAILRGLCHKVGLELVPKDYDVDSPFPFKKSDIISMVPVYKHVACSSADGRTLLESSKTSLDKGKLEDAVNYGTKALSKLVSVCGPYHRMTAGAYSLLAVVLYHTGDFNQATIYQQKALDINERELGLDHPDTMKSYGDLAVFYYRLQHTELALKYVNRALYLLHLTCGPSHPNTAATYINVAMMEEGLGNVHVALRYLHEALKCNQRLLGADHIQTAASYHAIAIALSLMEAYSLSVQHEQTTLQILQSKLGPDDLRTQNFLQDAAAWLEYFESKALEQQEAARNGTPKPDASISSKGHLSVSDLLDYIAPDAEMKAREAQKKQARAKVKGKAGQNGGIATDEFEKDELLSPNSPVVENSSDKENKSEIDNKQELQIVDSTPKQSDHILVEQTLVEKNDDVIQEDTSEEGWQEALPKGRSMMGRKLSSSRRPNLAKLNTNFANASHLPRARGKATNFTSPRSSPNESATSSTPSPASKKFVKSAGFSPKVNSASSPAASNPKSAPISPAPTEQIVKTNSIVSSISVQAAGKLFSYKEVALAPPGTIVKAVAEQLPKDNSSEQNKETVATDSTLPTTARNSDGEQAQKVSEEKQHNDSGGQTNQEVNDPQQSKEGLISAKSSEGTKTDTSGEKEGDVVTASEVKTAAKNKGVDSANSSVTGIQNDDSSTDANVTPKVDMPESKADKIPDTSSDFEPAADSATEKDASLTNAEAAVEERNDDEPTENASTVPTESDKQGDSETAKETAKKLSAAAPPFNPSTVPVFGTIPAAGFKEHGGILPPPVNIPPLLTVNPVRRSPHQSATARVPYGPRLSGGYGRSGNRVPRNKPVFLNGEHNGDASHFTTLRIMNPHAAEFVPGQPWVPNGFPVAPNGYMASSNGMPVSPNGYAISPNSIPVSPDGSPASLNDMPTTQNDLPVSPVEAGESPSAVIVEGAAENHEMAEADGTDVEPSSSLVTADTGSQQITQDQEEDGAKLQSDMPKDVDKSQCENGEKSGDTAAPSDEITASKETCNTVSPEEKATKRWGDYSDGENEVVEVAS from the exons ATGGCTCCCAAAACAGGAAAAGCTAAGCCACACAAAGCTAagggggagaagaagaagaaagaagagaaag TTCTGCCTAACGTTATAGAGATAACGGTGGGAACACCTGAAGATTCGCAAGTGTTGCTTAAG GGAATATCAACGGACAAGATTTTAGATGTGAGAAAGCTCTTAGCCGTCAATGTGGAGACATGTCACGTGACCAATTACTCCATGTCACATGAG GTGCGAGGAACAAGGCTAAAAGATACAGTGGAGATTGTTTCGCTCAAACCGTGCCACCTCAGCCTGGTCGAAG AGGACTATACAGAAGAACAATCAGTGGCTCATATTAGAAGACTTCTGGACATAGTGGCCTGCACCACTTCTTTCGGCGGTtcatcttcctcacccaaaccaACCGGTCGAACCGGTTCAACTGAACCCGGTCCAGAAAATGTCGAATCAAAATCAAGCAAGCCCAAAAGCCAGGAACCGAAAAAGGCGGCCGGTTCACCTAAGGCCAAGCCGTCGAAGCCAGATGCCACCGCCGTATGCGGCGGCGTAGACGCCGGCGACTCGGCGGAGAAAGGCGATCCAGCAATGATGTGCCCCCCACCCCGGTTGGGACAGTTTTATGACTTTTTCTCTTTTGCTCATCTCACTCCTCCAATCCAAT ATATTAGGAGATCAAGTCGGCCATTCCTCGAGGATAAAACAGAAGATGATTTTTTCCAAATAGAT GTCCGGATTTGTAGTGGCAAGCCAACAACCATTGTTGCTTCTCGGACAGGTTTCTATCCTGCTGGAAAACGCGCTCTTTTGAGTCACTCTTTGGTTGGATTATTGCAACAATTAAGTCGAGTTTTTGATGCT GCATACAAGGCTCTCATGAAAGCTTTCACCGAGCACAATAAG TTTGGGAACCTTCCTTATGGTTTTCGAGCAAACACATGGGTTGTCCCTCCTTTTGTTGCCGACAATCCGGCTACTTTTCCTCCACTTCCAATGGAAGATGAGAATTGGGGAGGAAATGGAGGTGGACAAGGAAGAGATGGTAAGCATGATCATAGGCCATGGGCGAAGGAATTTGCTATTCTTGCAGCAATGCCTTGTAAAACGGCAGAAGAAAGGCAAATACGAGATAGGAAAGCGTTTCTACTTCACAGTCTATTCGTCGATGTGTCAGTTCTCAAAGCTGTTGCTGCCATAAAGCATCTAGCGGACAACAGCCAAAATGGAACAAATCATTCTAGTTCATACGAGGAAAGAATTGGAGATCTTCTAATCAGTGTGACAAAAGACATTTCAGATGCAAGCAAGAAATTGGACAACAAAAATGACGGGAATCAGGTGCTGAGCATGTCCGCGGAGGAGCTTGCGAAGAGAAATTTGTTAAAAGGCATAACTGCAGATGAGAGTGCTACAGTTCAT GATACTTCTAccttgggtgtagtggtggttaGACACTGCGGCTACACAGCTATCATAAAAGTTGCAGCTGAGGTGAACTGGGGTCCTAATCCCATTCCTCAGGACATTGAAATAGATGACCAGGCGGAGGGAGGTGCCAATGCATTAAACGTTAACAG CTTGAGAATGCTATTGCACAAGTCATCAACACCTCAGTCATCTAGCCAAGTACATAAATTACATGGTGCAGATGTCGAAGACGTTGTGGCTGCTAAGCCTTTAGTAAGACAGGTGCTCAGTGAAAGCTTGCACAAGTTACAGGAAGAAGAAAGCAAACAAGTGAAATCTATTAGATGGGAGTTGGGTGCATGTTGGGTGCAACATTTGCAAAATCAGGCCTCCACGAAAGCTGAAGCAAAAAAAACCAATGAAGCTAAAGTAGAGCCGGCGGTAAAGGGTCTCGGGAAACATGGTGGCCTACTGAAGGATATTAAGAAGAAATCAGATGACAAGAGTTCAGGAAAGGAAGTTTCTTCAAGTGAAACTAACAAGAAGGAAATAGAGAAACAAGACGTGGAAACACAGATTCTTTGGAAAAAGGTGCTACCTGAAGCAGCATATTTGCGCCTAAAAGAATCAGAAGCTGGTCTTCACCTTAAG TCACCTGATGAGTTGATTGATATGGCACATAAATACTATGCTGATACTGCCCTTCCAAAACTG GTTGCTGATTTCGGGTCGCTGGAGCTTTCACCTGTCGATGGAAGGACACTGACAGATTTCATGCACACCAGGGGTTTGCAAATGTGCTCCTTGGGGCGCGTG GTGGAACTTGCAGACAAGCTTCCTCATGTGCAATCTCTTTGTATTCACGAGATGGTCGTTAGAGCTTACAAACACATACTGCAGGCTGTTGTGGCAGCAGTTGATAATATTGCTAATGTGGCTGCATCAATAGCTTCTTGTTTAAATGTATTGCTCGGGACGCCATCTGCAGAAAATGGTGATTCAGATGATGACTTGAAATGGAAATGGATTGAAACTTTTCTTTCGAAGAGGTTTGGGTGGCAGTGGAAGGATGAAAGTCGGCAGGACCTTAGAAAATTTGCCATTCTTCGAGGTCTTTGCCATAAG GTAGGACTTGAGCTTGTTCCCAAAGATTATGATGTGGACTCTCCATTTCCTTTCAAGAAGTCGGATATCATAAGCATGGTCCCCGTGTACAAG CATGTTGCGTGCTCGTCAGCGGATGGGCGTACGCTGCTGGAATCATCAAAAACTTCCCTCGACAAAGGCAAGCTGGAGGATGCTGTAAACTATGGAACTAAG GCACTCTCAAAACTCGTGTCTGTCTGTGGTCCTTACCATCGAATGACAGCTGGTGCATACAGTCTCTTAGCGGTGGTACTCTACCACACCGGAGATTTTAATCAG GCTACCATTTATCAACAAAAAGCATTGGATATTAATGAAAGAGAACTTGGACTTGACCACCCAGATACAATGAAGAGTTATGGAGATTTGGCAGTTTTCTACTACCGACTTCAACACACAGAGTTGGCATTAAA GTATGTCAATCGTGCCCTCTATCTTTTGCATCTTACTTGTGGACCTTCACATCCAAATACCGCTGCGACATATATAAACGTAGCAATGATGGAAGAAGGTCTCGGAAATGTCCATGTTGCACTTAGGTATCTTCACGAGGCTCTTAAGTGTAACCAGAGACTTCTTGGAGCGGACCACATTCAA ACTGCTGCCAGCTATCATGCAATTGCAATTGCTCTTTCTTTAATGGAAGCATATTCCTTGAGCGTTCAGCATGAACAAACTACGCTTCAGATACTACAATCTAAACTTGGACCTGATGATTTACGTACTCAG AATTTTCTGCAGGATGCTGCTGCATGGCTTGAGTATTTCGAGTCCAAAGCTCTCGAGCAGCAAGAAGCTGCACGAAATGGTACCCCAAAGCCCGATGCCTCTATCTCTAGCAAAGGCCATCTAAG TGTCTCGGACTTGTTGGATTACATAGCTCCAGATGCAGAGATGAAGGCTAGAGAAGCCCAAAAGAAGCAAGCTCGCGCAAAG GTTAAAGGCAAAGCAGGGCAAAATGGGGGAATAGCTACGGATGAATTTGAGAAGGATGAACTTCTTTCTCCAAATAGTCCTGTTGTGGAGAACTCCAGTGATAAAGAGAACAAGTCTGAAATAGACAACAAACAGGAACTACAGATTGTAGACTCCACACCTAAGCAATCTGATCACATTTTGGTAGAACAGACACTAGTGGAGAAAAATGATGACGTGATACAAGAGGATACGTCTGAGGAAGGATGGCAAGAGGCTTTACCCAAAGGCCGTTCAATGATGGGGCGTAAGCTTTCTAGTTCTAGGAGACCTAACCTTGCAAAACTTAACACCAACTTTGCGAATGCTTCCCATTTACCAAGAGCTCGAGGTAAAGCCACTAATTTTACATCTCCAAGATCGAGTCCAAATGAATCTGCAACATCGTCTACGCCATCTCCTGCTTCAAAGAAGTTTGTTAAAAGTGCTGGTTTCAGCCCTAAGGTAAACAGTGCTTCTTCACCAGCTGCTTCTAATCCCAAATCGGCACCCATCAGCCCTGCTCCAACAGAACAAATTGTCAAAACCAATTCGATTGTCAGCTCAATCAGCGTTCAGGCAGCTGGAAAATTATTCTCTTACAAAGAAGTTGCTTTAGCTCCACCCGGTACAATTGTAAAAGCAGTGGCAGAGCAATTGCCAAAGGACAATAGTTCAGAACAAAACAAGGAGACTGTGGCAACAGATTCAACGCTGCCGACAACAGCGAGAAACAGTGATGGAGAGCAGGCTCAGAAAGTCAGTGAAGAGAAGCAACATAATGATTCTGGTGGACAAACCAATCAAGAAGTCAATGACCCTCAACAAAGTAAAGAAGGACTTATATCAGCCAAATCTTCGGAGGGTACAAAAACTGACACTTCTGGAGAGAAGGAAGGAGATGTCGTCACAGCTTCAGAAGTAAAGACTGCTGCTAAAAACAAAGGAGTAGACTCAGCAAATAGCTCTGTCACGGGGATCCAAAATGATGATTCTTCCACTGATGCAAATGTAACTCCCAAAGTCGATATGCCAGAAAGCAAAGCTGATAAAATCCCCGACACCTCTTCTGATTTTGAACCTGCTGCTGATTCGGCAACAGAGAAGGATGCTAGTCTTACAAATGCAGAAGCTGCAGTGGAAGAGAGAAATGATGATGAACCTACCGAAAATGCTAGTACTGTGCCTACTGAATCAGATAAGCAAGGTGATTCTGAGACTGCAAAAGAAACAGCCAAGAAACTTTCGGCCGCTGCACCTCCATTTAATCCATCGACTGTTCCAGTTTTTGGCACTATCCCAGCAGCAGGTTTCAAGGAGCATGGAGGAATATTACCCCCTCCTGTGAATATCCCTCCTCTGCTTACTGTGAATCCTGTTCGTAGATCACCACATCAGTCAGCAACAGCAAGAGTTCCGTATGGCCCACGCTTGTCAGGTGGCTATGGTAGGTCTGGAAATCGAGTTCCACGAAACAAGCCTGTTTTTCTCAATGGTGAACATAATGGAGATGCGAGTCATTTCACTACTCTTCGAATCATGAACCCACATGCAGCCGAGTTTGTCCCTGGTCAACCATGGGTTCCAAATGGCTTTCCGGTCGCTCCAAATGGTTACATGGCTTCCTCAAATGGTATGCCTGTTTCACCAAATGGATATGCCATATCACCAAATAGCATACCAGTGTCGCCAGATGGTTCTCCAGCATCTTTGAACGACATGCCAACAACTCAAAATGACCTTCCAGTTTCTCCGGTTGAGGCAGGAGAATCCCCTTCAGCTGTAATTGTGGAAGGTGCTGCTGAAAACCACGAGATGGCAGAGGCTGATGGGACCGACGTGGAACCCTCCAGTAGTTTGGTAACAGCCGACACAGGAAGTCAGCAGATCACACAGGATCAGGAAGAAGATGGGGCAAAACTGCAATCTGACATGCCTAAAGATGTTGACAAATCACAATGTGAAAATGGAGAAAAGTCTGGAGATACAGCTGCACCATCTGATGAGATTACTGCTTCAAAAGAAACATGCAACACTGTTTCCCCTGAGGAGAAAGCAACCAAGCGTTGGGGAGATTATAGTGATGGTGAAAATGAGGTTGTTGAGGTAGCAAGTTGA